One genomic window of Comamonas serinivorans includes the following:
- the hrcA gene encoding heat-inducible transcriptional repressor HrcA, producing the protein MLDERARLLLKTLVEHYIADGQPVGSRTLSRQSGLSLSPATIRNVMADLEELGLIASPHTSAGRIPTAKGYRLFVDTMLTIGSGLATRSGTAVPQKLSGDQPGKVISSAANLLSELSQFVGVVVAPKRTSVFRHIEFLRLSERRLLVIIVSPDGEVQNRIIYPEVDYEAAQLIEAANYLNAHYAGMAIETVRDRLQHEADALRSEITTLMQAALLAGSEALNEGQDEVVVAGERNLLAVNDLSQDMGQLRKAFDLFEQKAQLIRLLDVSSKGEGVNIYIGGESMTVPVEQLSVVTAPYEVDGQVVGTLGVIGPTRMQYHRMIEIVDITARLVGNALSHGR; encoded by the coding sequence ATGTTGGACGAACGCGCAAGACTGCTGCTGAAGACCCTGGTCGAGCACTACATCGCCGATGGGCAGCCGGTGGGCTCGCGCACGCTCTCGCGCCAGTCCGGCTTGTCGCTCTCGCCGGCCACCATCCGCAACGTGATGGCCGACCTCGAAGAGCTGGGCCTGATCGCCAGCCCGCACACCTCGGCCGGCCGCATCCCCACCGCCAAGGGCTATCGCCTGTTCGTGGACACCATGCTCACCATTGGCAGCGGCCTGGCGACCCGCTCGGGCACGGCCGTGCCCCAAAAGCTCAGCGGCGACCAGCCGGGCAAGGTCATCTCCAGCGCGGCCAACCTGCTGTCCGAGCTGTCGCAGTTCGTCGGCGTGGTCGTCGCGCCCAAGCGCACCTCGGTGTTTCGCCACATCGAATTCCTGCGCCTGTCCGAGCGCCGCCTGCTGGTCATCATCGTGTCGCCCGACGGCGAGGTGCAAAACCGCATCATCTACCCCGAGGTCGACTACGAGGCCGCGCAGCTCATCGAAGCCGCCAACTACCTCAACGCCCACTACGCCGGCATGGCGATCGAAACCGTGCGCGACCGGCTGCAGCACGAGGCCGACGCCCTGCGCAGCGAAATCACCACGCTGATGCAGGCCGCGCTGCTGGCCGGCAGCGAGGCCTTGAACGAGGGCCAGGACGAGGTGGTGGTGGCGGGCGAGCGCAACCTGCTGGCCGTGAACGACCTCTCGCAGGACATGGGGCAACTGCGCAAGGCCTTCGACCTGTTCGAGCAAAAGGCGCAGCTCATCCGCCTGCTCGACGTCTCATCCAAGGGGGAAGGCGTGAACATCTACATCGGCGGCGAAAGCATGACCGTGCCGGTCGAGCAGCTGTCGGTGGTCACGGCCCCGTACGAGGTCGATGGCCAGGTCGTGGGCACGCTGGGCGTCATCGGCCCCACGCGCATGCAATACCACCGCATGATCGAAATCGTCGACATCACCGCACGCCTGGTGGGCAACGCCCTGAGCCACGGGCGGTGA
- a CDS encoding MFS transporter → MNTLTHTPLAGLAGARARPLNRDDYKTLSLSALGGTLEFYDFVVFVFFANVIGSLFFPPELPDWMRQLQTLGIFAAGYLARPIGGVLIAHFGDLLGRKRMFTLSIFLMAVPTLVIGLLPTYASIGIAAPILLLLMRVVQGAAIGGEMPGAWVFVAEHAPARHYGLAIGTLTSGITGGIFLGSLIGVWLNTHYSAEQIHDWAWRIPFLLGGVFGLVSVYLRRYLHETPVFQDLSARKQADRELPLRTVVREHRAASVLVALMTWVLSTAVVVVVLFTPSHLQKLFHIPAALAMETNAVATVTLTLGCVFWGWFSDRAGTRTAMVLGWGGMAVTAYLFYGSLPGTPAGLVARYALVGFFVGAISLLPVVGVRAFPPEVRFTGLSFAYNTAYAVFGGLTPMLVAVWQNVDALAPAHYVAAMGLLGALIGFWPLACRGWQPTRSSSTP, encoded by the coding sequence ATGAACACCCTCACCCACACGCCGCTGGCCGGCCTGGCGGGCGCACGCGCTCGCCCCTTGAACCGCGACGATTACAAAACCCTGTCCCTGTCCGCACTGGGCGGCACGCTGGAGTTCTACGACTTCGTCGTGTTCGTGTTCTTTGCCAACGTCATCGGCAGCCTGTTCTTCCCGCCCGAGCTGCCCGACTGGATGCGCCAGCTTCAGACCTTGGGCATCTTCGCCGCCGGCTACCTGGCGCGACCCATCGGCGGCGTGCTGATCGCCCACTTTGGCGACCTGCTGGGCCGCAAGCGCATGTTCACGCTGTCCATCTTCCTGATGGCCGTGCCCACGCTGGTGATCGGCCTGCTTCCCACGTACGCGTCGATCGGCATCGCCGCCCCCATCCTGCTGCTGCTCATGCGCGTGGTGCAGGGCGCGGCGATTGGCGGCGAGATGCCCGGCGCCTGGGTGTTCGTGGCCGAGCACGCGCCGGCCCGGCACTACGGCCTCGCCATCGGCACCCTGACCTCGGGCATCACGGGCGGCATCTTCCTGGGCTCCCTCATCGGCGTGTGGCTGAACACCCACTACAGCGCCGAGCAGATCCACGACTGGGCCTGGCGCATCCCCTTCCTGCTGGGCGGCGTGTTTGGCCTGGTGTCGGTCTACCTGCGCCGCTACCTGCACGAAACCCCGGTGTTCCAGGACCTGAGCGCGCGCAAGCAGGCCGACCGCGAGCTGCCGTTGCGCACCGTGGTGCGCGAGCACCGCGCCGCCAGCGTGCTGGTCGCGCTGATGACCTGGGTGCTGTCGACCGCCGTGGTCGTGGTGGTGCTGTTCACGCCCAGCCATCTGCAGAAGCTGTTCCACATCCCGGCCGCGCTGGCGATGGAGACCAACGCCGTCGCCACCGTCACCTTGACGCTGGGCTGTGTGTTCTGGGGCTGGTTCAGCGACCGCGCCGGCACGCGCACGGCCATGGTGCTGGGCTGGGGCGGCATGGCCGTCACGGCCTACCTGTTCTACGGCAGCCTGCCCGGCACCCCGGCAGGCCTGGTGGCCCGTTACGCGCTGGTCGGCTTCTTCGTCGGCGCGATTTCGCTGCTGCCCGTGGTGGGGGTGCGTGCCTTCCCGCCCGAGGTGCGCTTCACCGGCCTGTCCTTCGCCTACAACACGGCCTACGCGGTGTTTGGCGGCCTCACCCCCATGCTGGTCGCGGTCTGGCAGAACGTGGACGCGCTGGCGCCCGCGCATTACGTGGCGGCCATGGGCCTGCTCGGTGCGCTGATCGGCTTCTGGCCGCTGGCGTGCCGGGGCTGGCAGCCGACGCGGTCGTCATCGACCCCATGA
- the rapZ gene encoding RNase adapter RapZ — protein MTMDLVLITGMSGSGKSVALNALEDVGYYCVDNLPPELLTQLLTLARERHLARVAVAMDVRSAASLPQLPLLLASLNPREYVLRSIFLDASNETLVHRYSESRRRHPLSSHALGDDVHGLMEAIGLERDMLGDMRERAHVIDTSFTRAQQLRGYVKAVVEAPASALTLVFESFAFKRGLPVSADFVFDVRMLPNPHYDPVLRPLTGRDQPVIEFLDRQPEAQRMRAQVAQFVRAWLQPLEQDHRSYVTVAIGCTGGQHRSVYLVEQLAEAFRHEWTTLKRHRELDGKA, from the coding sequence ATGACCATGGACCTGGTGCTCATCACCGGCATGTCGGGCTCGGGCAAGTCCGTGGCCCTGAACGCGCTGGAAGACGTGGGCTACTACTGCGTGGACAACCTGCCGCCCGAGCTGCTGACCCAGCTGCTGACGCTGGCGCGCGAACGCCACCTGGCGCGCGTGGCCGTGGCCATGGACGTGCGCAGCGCGGCGTCGCTGCCGCAGTTGCCGCTGTTGCTGGCCAGCCTGAACCCGCGCGAGTACGTGCTGCGCTCGATCTTCCTGGACGCCAGCAACGAAACCCTGGTGCACCGCTACTCCGAAAGCCGACGGCGCCACCCGCTGTCGTCGCACGCCCTGGGCGACGACGTGCATGGGTTGATGGAGGCCATTGGCCTGGAGCGGGACATGCTGGGCGACATGCGCGAGCGGGCCCACGTCATCGACACCAGCTTCACCCGGGCCCAGCAGCTGCGCGGCTACGTGAAGGCCGTGGTGGAGGCGCCGGCCTCGGCGCTGACGCTGGTGTTCGAGTCCTTCGCGTTCAAGCGCGGCCTGCCGGTGTCGGCCGATTTCGTCTTCGACGTGCGCATGCTGCCCAACCCGCACTACGACCCCGTGCTGCGGCCGCTGACCGGGCGCGACCAGCCGGTCATCGAGTTCCTCGATCGCCAGCCCGAAGCCCAGCGCATGCGCGCGCAGGTGGCGCAGTTCGTGCGCGCCTGGCTGCAGCCGCTGGAGCAGGACCACCGCAGCTACGTCACCGTGGCCATCGGTTGCACTGGCGGGCAGCACCGCTCCGTCTACCTCGTCGAGCAGCTGGCGGAGGCGTTCCGGCACGAATGGACGACGCTCAAGCGCCACCGCGAGCTGGACGGCAAGGCCTGA
- a CDS encoding NAD kinase, whose amino-acid sequence MSVKYRRVGLIGKYSDPVSGAALPSTRQNLLAVSQLLVELGCEVILEQQSAANTGVSGFRVMTTEELGQYCDVAVVIGGDGTMLGAARVLAAYDLPLIGINQGRLGFITDIELNNFHTPLTNMIRGAVEEDRRSLIHGSLFRGGACLFDAVALNDVVVTRGSTSAMVELRVEIDGHFVANHRADGFIIATPTGASAYSLSAGGPLIHPSVAGWALVPIAPHNLSNRPIVLADTGEIQLEIVAAREASASFDMQAITALQVGDRITARRSAHQAIFLHEAGWNYFDVLRRKLHWNARNG is encoded by the coding sequence ATGTCCGTCAAATACCGTCGAGTCGGCCTCATCGGCAAATACAGCGATCCAGTCTCCGGCGCGGCCTTGCCCAGCACGCGGCAGAACCTGCTGGCCGTGAGCCAGCTGCTGGTCGAATTGGGGTGCGAAGTCATCCTGGAGCAGCAGAGCGCCGCGAACACCGGGGTATCGGGCTTTCGCGTCATGACGACGGAAGAGCTGGGTCAATACTGCGATGTGGCGGTGGTCATCGGCGGCGACGGCACCATGCTGGGCGCGGCCCGCGTGCTGGCGGCCTACGACCTGCCCTTGATCGGCATCAACCAGGGCCGCCTGGGCTTCATCACCGACATCGAGCTCAACAATTTCCACACGCCGCTGACGAACATGATCCGCGGCGCGGTCGAGGAAGACCGCCGCAGCCTCATCCACGGCAGCCTGTTCCGGGGCGGCGCCTGCCTGTTCGATGCCGTGGCGCTCAACGACGTGGTGGTCACGCGCGGCAGCACCTCGGCCATGGTCGAGCTGCGCGTGGAGATCGACGGGCACTTCGTCGCCAACCACCGCGCCGATGGCTTCATCATCGCTACGCCCACAGGGGCATCGGCCTATTCGCTGTCGGCCGGCGGGCCGCTTATCCACCCCTCGGTGGCGGGTTGGGCGCTGGTGCCGATCGCGCCGCACAACCTGTCGAACCGGCCCATCGTGTTGGCCGACACGGGCGAAATCCAGCTGGAGATCGTGGCCGCGCGCGAGGCCAGCGCCAGCTTCGACATGCAGGCCATCACCGCTTTGCAGGTGGGCGACCGGATCACCGCGCGCCGCTCGGCGCACCAGGCGATCTTTTTGCACGAGGCCGGCTGGAACTACTTTGACGTGCTGCGGCGCAAGCTGCACTGGAACGCGAGAAACGGATGA
- the recN gene encoding DNA repair protein RecN, giving the protein MALLSLDLRDFVIVRELNLDFSNGFTVLTGETGAGKSILIDALQLALGARADAGVVREGTARAEISARFSIDAPQVQWLTESGFDVGGEEPAAAPQVLLRRTIDAQGKSRAWINGSAATATQLRELGDQLIDIHGQHAWQSLTRQAAVRELLDAFGAVQTAAVGQAWQTWRAAHERLARATAQQASLAQERERLMWQIGELERLNPQDGEWPQLNADHTRRSHVQALIEAAQAVCNTLDAEEGGRGRGAGGVLSEVGRCVDTLSTQAHIEPAFTPFIDLLSTGQAQFEEALHGLRAYLRHTDHDDDGLQALDERVQAWLGLAKRFRVAPEDLASTWQGWRQQLAELDAQSDLDALQQAEQRARTAYDREAQALSRLRHKAAPRLAAEVTDAMQALGMGGGRFEVALRAQAATSTGIDEVEFLVAGHAGVSPRPIGKVASGGELSRIALAIAVKTSALGQAQTLIFDEVDSGVGGAVAESVGRLMQQLGSDRQVLAVTHLPQVAAAADHHVLVSKQAVDAQTFSSLKTLVADERVQEIARMLGGSQITRATLDHARELLAPAAAASPPQVAARAGKRRSA; this is encoded by the coding sequence ATGGCGCTGCTGAGTCTGGACTTGCGCGATTTCGTCATCGTGCGCGAGCTGAACCTGGATTTTTCCAACGGCTTCACGGTGCTCACGGGGGAGACCGGGGCCGGTAAATCCATCCTCATCGACGCGCTGCAGCTGGCGCTGGGGGCGCGCGCCGATGCCGGCGTGGTGCGCGAGGGCACGGCCCGTGCCGAGATCAGCGCCCGGTTTTCGATCGACGCACCGCAGGTGCAATGGTTGACCGAGAGCGGTTTCGACGTCGGCGGCGAAGAGCCCGCGGCGGCGCCCCAGGTGCTGCTGCGCCGCACCATCGATGCCCAAGGCAAGAGCCGCGCCTGGATCAACGGCAGTGCGGCCACCGCGACCCAGCTGCGCGAGCTCGGCGACCAGCTCATCGACATCCACGGCCAGCACGCCTGGCAAAGCCTGACGCGCCAGGCCGCGGTGCGCGAGCTGCTCGACGCGTTCGGCGCCGTGCAGACGGCAGCGGTGGGCCAGGCCTGGCAGACCTGGCGCGCGGCCCATGAGCGGCTGGCGCGTGCGACGGCCCAGCAGGCCTCGCTGGCGCAGGAGCGTGAACGCCTGATGTGGCAGATCGGCGAGCTTGAGCGGCTGAACCCGCAGGACGGCGAGTGGCCGCAGCTCAACGCCGACCACACGCGGCGCTCGCACGTGCAGGCCCTGATCGAGGCGGCCCAGGCCGTGTGCAACACGCTGGACGCCGAAGAAGGCGGCCGTGGCCGCGGCGCGGGCGGTGTGCTGAGCGAGGTGGGGCGCTGCGTGGACACGCTGTCCACGCAGGCCCACATCGAACCTGCGTTCACGCCGTTCATCGACCTGCTGAGCACGGGCCAGGCGCAATTCGAAGAGGCGCTGCACGGTTTGCGCGCCTACCTGCGCCACACCGACCACGACGACGACGGGCTGCAGGCGCTGGACGAGCGCGTGCAGGCCTGGCTGGGCCTGGCCAAGCGCTTCCGCGTCGCGCCCGAGGACCTGGCCAGCACCTGGCAGGGCTGGCGCCAGCAGTTGGCCGAGCTGGACGCCCAGAGCGACCTGGACGCGCTGCAACAGGCCGAGCAACGGGCCCGCACCGCGTACGACCGCGAGGCGCAGGCCTTGTCCCGCCTGCGCCACAAGGCCGCGCCGCGGCTGGCTGCCGAAGTGACCGATGCCATGCAGGCCCTGGGCATGGGCGGCGGCCGTTTCGAGGTGGCGTTGCGCGCGCAGGCGGCCACCAGCACCGGCATCGACGAGGTCGAGTTCCTGGTGGCGGGCCATGCCGGCGTGTCGCCCCGGCCCATCGGCAAGGTGGCCTCGGGGGGCGAGCTCTCGCGCATCGCGCTGGCGATTGCCGTGAAAACCAGCGCGCTGGGCCAGGCCCAGACGCTGATCTTCGACGAGGTGGATTCGGGCGTGGGCGGCGCCGTGGCCGAGTCGGTCGGCCGGCTGATGCAGCAGCTGGGCAGCGACCGCCAGGTGCTGGCCGTGACCCACCTGCCGCAGGTGGCGGCCGCGGCCGACCACCACGTGCTGGTCAGCAAGCAGGCGGTGGACGCCCAGACCTTCAGCTCGCTCAAGACGCTGGTGGCCGACGAGCGCGTGCAGGAGATTGCCCGCATGCTGGGTGGCAGCCAGATCACCCGCGCCACGCTGGACCATGCGCGCGAGCTGCTGGCGCCAGCGGCTGCCGCGTCCCCACCCCAGGTGGCCGCACGCGCCGGCAAACGGAGGTCGGCATGA
- the putA gene encoding trifunctional transcriptional regulator/proline dehydrogenase/L-glutamate gamma-semialdehyde dehydrogenase, with protein MALFSLRPPPQTPRTHPHEGEALPPHTALRARITAHHRTPEPEAVAWLLPQVKAVADAETTRRTLELATQIAQRLRERQARMGRTSLVQGLLQEYALSSQEGVALMCLAEALLRIPDPATRDALIRDKIAQGHWREHAGHSPSLFVNAATWGLLLTGKLVATHSETTLSSLLTRLIGQGGEPLIRQGVQIAMRLMGEQFVMGETIADALRHARPLEAQGFRYSYDMLGEAAMTAEDADRYRQAYEDAIHAIGKASNGRGVYEGPGISIKLSALHPRYSRAQRTRVMDELYPVVRRLALLARRHDIGLNIDAEEADRLELSLDLLERLCFEPALAHWHGIGFVIQAYQKRCPFVIDWCVDLARRSQHRLMIRLVKGAYWDSEIKRAQVDGLAGYPVYTRKAYTDLSYLACARQLLAAPEQVYPQFATHNAHTLAAIYQLADPAAWQPGQYEFQCLHGMGEPLYEQVVGHTENGKLGRTCRIYAPVGTHETLLAYLVRRLLENGANTSFVNRIADPTVPIAALVADPVAAVERLAQQGPPLGAPHPAIPLPAQLYGSARRNSDGLDLSNDDSLHALDEALTASAAVAWTAEPLLAQPAAEPAAEGVPVVNPADASDVVGRVWPASAGQLQQALAAAHAFAPSWAATPVAERAAALERAADHLQQRLPLLLGLLAREAGKTCANGVAEVREAIDFLRFYAAQARTSLATAAHTPLGPVVCISPWNFPLAIFIGQIAAALAAGNPVLAKPAEQTPLVAAEGVRLLHAAGIPAAALQLLPGDGATVGAALVADARVQAVMFTGSTEVARQIQQTLAQRLGAGGAPVPLIAETGGQNAMIVDSSALVEQVVADVLGSAFDSAGQRCSALRVLCLQDEVADRVLHMLRGAMAELTVGNPARLSTDVGPVIDAEARDTLEAHIAQMQRAGRQVQRLGRSAPDVPGRGTYVLPTLIEIEHIAELQREVFGPVLHVVRFARPALGTLLAQIAATGYGLTQGLHTRIDETLREVAQHARVGNLYINRNLVGAVVGVQPFGGQGLSGTGPKAGGPLVLHRLGAHGAGMALHQVVASALPGATPADAPADVPANVPAQAPAAHGALLAWLGGRHGLRLHQACLRLPQALGPHRAWLLAGPTGERNVYSWLPREAVLCLAEHDEALLLQLAAVLAVGSHAIWPLRADTRALRASLPHEVQAHITLSPDWTAPGVRFDVALADGDAAGLRAAAQRLAAREGPIVSLWRCSMEAMPLEALLIERATSTNTAAAGGNASLMTIA; from the coding sequence ATGGCCCTTTTCTCGCTCCGCCCGCCGCCCCAGACTCCCCGTACCCACCCCCACGAGGGCGAGGCCCTGCCCCCGCACACGGCGCTGCGCGCGCGCATCACGGCGCACCACCGCACGCCCGAGCCCGAAGCCGTAGCCTGGCTGCTGCCCCAGGTGAAGGCGGTTGCCGACGCCGAGACGACGCGGCGCACGCTTGAACTCGCCACGCAGATCGCCCAGCGCCTGCGCGAGCGCCAGGCCCGCATGGGCCGGACCAGCCTCGTGCAAGGCCTGCTGCAGGAGTACGCGCTGTCGTCGCAGGAAGGCGTGGCGCTGATGTGCCTGGCCGAAGCGCTGCTGCGCATCCCCGACCCGGCCACGCGCGATGCGCTGATCCGCGACAAGATCGCGCAGGGCCACTGGCGCGAGCACGCCGGCCACAGCCCTTCGCTGTTCGTCAACGCCGCCACCTGGGGGCTGCTGCTGACCGGCAAGCTGGTGGCCACGCACAGCGAGACCACCTTGTCCTCGCTGCTCACGCGGCTGATCGGCCAGGGCGGCGAGCCGCTGATCCGACAGGGCGTTCAGATCGCCATGCGCCTGATGGGCGAGCAGTTCGTGATGGGCGAAACCATCGCCGACGCCTTGCGGCATGCCCGCCCGTTGGAAGCCCAGGGCTTTCGCTACTCCTACGACATGCTGGGCGAGGCCGCGATGACGGCCGAGGACGCCGACCGCTACCGTCAGGCCTACGAAGACGCGATCCACGCCATCGGCAAGGCGTCCAACGGCCGCGGTGTCTACGAGGGCCCCGGCATCTCGATCAAGCTGTCGGCGCTGCACCCGCGCTACAGCCGCGCGCAACGCACGCGCGTGATGGACGAGCTCTACCCCGTGGTGCGCCGCCTGGCGCTGCTGGCCCGGCGCCACGACATCGGCCTGAACATCGACGCCGAGGAGGCCGACCGGCTCGAGCTATCGCTGGACCTGCTCGAGCGGCTGTGCTTCGAGCCCGCGCTGGCGCATTGGCACGGCATCGGCTTCGTGATCCAGGCCTACCAGAAGCGCTGCCCCTTCGTCATCGACTGGTGTGTCGACCTGGCGCGCCGCAGCCAGCACCGCCTCATGATCCGCCTGGTCAAAGGGGCCTACTGGGACAGCGAGATCAAGCGCGCGCAAGTGGATGGCTTGGCGGGCTATCCGGTCTACACGCGCAAGGCCTACACCGACCTGTCGTACCTGGCCTGCGCACGTCAGCTGCTGGCCGCGCCCGAGCAGGTCTACCCGCAGTTCGCCACGCACAATGCGCACACGCTGGCGGCGATTTACCAGCTGGCCGACCCGGCGGCCTGGCAGCCGGGGCAGTACGAGTTCCAGTGCCTGCACGGCATGGGCGAGCCGCTGTACGAGCAGGTGGTCGGGCACACAGAAAATGGCAAGCTGGGCCGGACCTGCCGCATCTACGCCCCCGTGGGCACGCACGAGACGCTGCTGGCCTACCTGGTGCGCCGCCTGCTCGAGAACGGCGCCAACACCTCGTTCGTGAACCGCATCGCCGACCCCACGGTCCCGATCGCCGCGCTGGTGGCAGACCCGGTCGCGGCCGTCGAGCGCCTGGCGCAGCAGGGGCCCCCCCTGGGTGCGCCCCACCCCGCCATTCCCCTGCCCGCCCAGCTCTACGGCAGCGCCCGCCGCAATTCGGACGGCCTGGACCTCTCGAACGACGACAGCCTGCATGCGCTGGACGAGGCCCTGACGGCCAGCGCCGCCGTGGCCTGGACGGCCGAGCCCCTGCTGGCCCAGCCGGCGGCCGAACCGGCCGCAGAGGGGGTGCCGGTCGTCAACCCGGCGGACGCCAGCGACGTGGTGGGCCGGGTCTGGCCCGCCAGCGCAGGGCAGTTGCAACAGGCCCTGGCCGCCGCCCACGCCTTCGCGCCAAGCTGGGCGGCCACGCCCGTGGCCGAGCGCGCCGCCGCGCTGGAGCGCGCGGCCGACCACCTGCAGCAACGCCTGCCCCTACTGCTGGGCCTGCTGGCGCGCGAGGCCGGCAAAACCTGCGCCAACGGCGTGGCCGAGGTCCGCGAGGCCATCGACTTCCTGCGCTTCTACGCGGCGCAGGCGCGCACCAGCCTGGCCACGGCCGCGCACACGCCGCTGGGCCCTGTCGTCTGCATCAGCCCCTGGAACTTCCCGCTCGCGATCTTCATCGGCCAGATCGCCGCGGCACTGGCCGCCGGCAACCCCGTGTTGGCCAAGCCCGCCGAACAGACGCCGCTGGTGGCTGCCGAGGGCGTGCGCCTGCTGCATGCGGCCGGCATCCCTGCTGCCGCCCTTCAGCTGCTGCCGGGCGACGGCGCCACGGTGGGCGCCGCGCTCGTGGCCGACGCGCGCGTGCAGGCCGTGATGTTCACGGGCTCGACCGAGGTCGCGCGCCAGATCCAGCAAACGCTGGCCCAGCGCCTGGGCGCCGGCGGCGCGCCCGTGCCCCTGATCGCCGAGACGGGCGGGCAAAACGCCATGATCGTCGACTCCTCGGCGCTGGTGGAACAGGTCGTGGCCGACGTGCTCGGCTCGGCCTTCGACAGCGCGGGCCAGCGCTGCTCGGCGCTGCGCGTGCTGTGCCTGCAGGACGAGGTGGCCGACCGCGTGCTGCACATGCTTCGGGGCGCGATGGCCGAGCTCACGGTCGGCAACCCGGCCCGGCTCAGCACCGACGTGGGCCCGGTCATCGACGCCGAGGCGCGCGACACCCTCGAAGCCCACATCGCCCAGATGCAGCGCGCCGGCCGCCAGGTGCAGCGCCTGGGCCGCAGCGCGCCGGACGTGCCGGGCCGCGGCACCTACGTGCTGCCGACGCTGATCGAGATTGAGCACATCGCCGAGCTGCAGCGCGAGGTCTTCGGCCCCGTGCTGCACGTGGTGCGCTTCGCGCGCCCGGCCCTGGGCACGCTGCTGGCGCAGATCGCCGCCACCGGCTACGGCCTGACCCAGGGCCTGCACACGCGCATCGACGAAACCCTGCGCGAGGTTGCGCAACACGCCCGCGTGGGCAACCTCTACATCAACCGCAACCTGGTCGGCGCGGTCGTGGGCGTGCAGCCCTTTGGCGGCCAGGGCCTGTCGGGCACCGGGCCCAAGGCCGGCGGCCCGCTGGTCCTGCACCGGCTGGGCGCGCACGGGGCCGGTATGGCACTGCACCAGGTGGTCGCCAGCGCCCTGCCGGGGGCGACACCCGCCGATGCGCCCGCCGACGTGCCCGCCAACGTGCCCGCGCAGGCCCCGGCCGCTCATGGCGCGCTGCTGGCCTGGCTCGGGGGCCGGCATGGCCTGCGCCTGCACCAGGCCTGCCTGCGCCTGCCCCAGGCGCTGGGTCCCCATCGGGCGTGGCTGCTGGCGGGGCCGACGGGCGAGCGCAACGTCTACAGCTGGCTGCCCCGCGAAGCCGTGCTGTGCCTGGCCGAGCACGACGAGGCGCTGCTGCTGCAGCTGGCCGCTGTGCTGGCGGTGGGTAGCCACGCGATCTGGCCGCTGCGGGCCGACACGCGGGCCCTGCGCGCCAGCCTGCCGCACGAGGTGCAGGCGCACATCACGCTGAGCCCCGACTGGACCGCCCCCGGCGTGAGGTTCGACGTCGCGCTGGCCGACGGCGATGCCGCTGGCCTGCGCGCCGCGGCGCAGCGCCTGGCGGCGCGTGAGGGGCCCATCGTCAGCCTGTGGCGGTGCTCGATGGAGGCGATGCCGCTGGAGGCCCTGCTGATCGAGCGGGCCACCAGCACCAACACCGCCGCCGCGGGCGGCAACGCCAGCCTCATGACGATCGCCTGA